One Brassica napus cultivar Da-Ae chromosome A5, Da-Ae, whole genome shotgun sequence DNA window includes the following coding sequences:
- the LOC125608622 gene encoding uncharacterized protein LOC125608622, with product MQKREARVVARHLFLYGFKGNYYFWTSHGEKFNDVGESSGANHSTGEEEMLETPIWNAYEDHHQNIPEVPADIAPAYMPEAIEETDIAQPYHDSVFEAFEAATQPLYEGCAEGISQLSLASRMMKVKIDYNLPEACVDEISEVFKNILPQPNKAPATYYETKKLTRSLGLPLQKIDVCVKNCMLFWKGDDAKLVSCRFCGEDRYYPKNGKGKNKPKQRMFYLPIADRLKRLYQLEATASNMRWHKEHVTPEGEIHHPSDAIAWKHFNELYLGFAAESRNIYLCLSTDGFNPIGMNGEAHSLWPVIVTPYNFSPGMCMKREFLYLSVLIPGPKHPRKSLDIYLQPLIEELQSLWKDGVEAYDISRKERFIMRAVLMWTISDFPAYGMLSGWTTHGRLSCPYCQDDTGVFWLRNGRKHSWFDCHRRFLDEDHPYRRNTQAFTRGKTVVDPPPPWLTGEEILRERITNIKGLSKSVECGGNGHDNPSKTISEYGVTHNWVKKSIFWELPYWETHLLRHNLDFMHIEKNFFDNLTNTLLNAPGKTKNNVKSILDLPGLCKRRDLEMKEDGPMPVPIFRLSNAAKREFLLWLKNDIKFPDGYSSKFSRCIDESNLKLHGLKSHDCHVIMQRLYPFVFAEPLPKNVHMAIRDIALFFQDISSRILKESDIGLLKANIGVKLCNLEKIFPPSFFDVMQHLLVHLPDKVALGGPVHFRWMYVFERYMYHFKKMVRNKARIAGSIVAQWINKEISRASSNYFGHPEIMSIPEGPNDIRFSYNYPDVPPLFYHEGRISGQCSTGWLNDKDNTVLQTFMMLNCETFAPYAEYMTRSIPDITLVAMQKAKDTNFAEWCKDYINDATQFYTFPMWMLDFVQDNYGLIQEIMMVEYHGDVGLKVMIFKCSWFDTTENRGMRIHPSGLVDVSPRRQYAKYDPFVLPGNCDQACFISYPRVRRHSADDWWACAKIIPRGIRETSEIALTAWQDDRRDQVAESSLLRVETHVVDDVSDYDLAPVNPPNDEYVSDVEVQSDGDSE from the exons ATGCAAAAACGTGAAGCAAGAGTTGTCGCACGACATCTATTCTTGTACGGTTTCAAgggaaattattatttttggacgAGTCATGGAGAGAAATTCAACGATGTTGGTGAGAGTTCCGGAGCGAATCATTCGACGGGTGAAGAAGAAATGTTAGAGACTCCTATTTGGAATGCTTATGAAGATCACCACCAGAATATTCCAGAGGTACCCGCAGACATTGCGCCAGCTTACATGCCGGAAGCTATAGAAGAGACAGACATAGCACAACCCTATCATGATAGTGTTTTTGAAGCATTTGAAGCAGCGACTCAACCTCTCTACGAAGGATGTGCAGAAGGAATTTCTCAGTTGTCTCTTGCTTCGCGGATGATGAAAGTGAAGATAGATTATAATCTACCAGAAGCTTGTGTAGATGAGATATCTGAAGTATTTAAAAACATACTTCCGCAGCCAAATAAAGCTCCAGCAACATATTACGAGACAAAGAAACTGACACGGTCGCTTGGGTTACCCTTACAGAAGATTGACGTATGTGTGAAGAACTGTATGTTATTTTGGAAGGGAGATGATGCAAAGTTGGTCAGTTGTCGGTTTTGTGGAGAAGATCGCTACTACCCGAAGAACGGAAAAGGTAAAAACAAACCGAAACAGAGAATGTTTTACCTCCCAATAGCAGATCGTCTGAAACGTCTATACCAACTTGAGGCGACAGCTTCCAATATGCGGTGGCATAAGGAGCATGTAACTCCGGAAGGAGAAATACATCATCCATCTGATGCCATAGCGTGGAAACACTTCAATGAGTTATATCTTGGATTTGCTGCTGAAAGCCGGAACATTTATCTATGCTTATCAACGGATGGGTTTAATCCGATTGGTATGAATGGCGAAGCACATTCCCTTTGGCCAGTTATTGTAACTCCATACAATTTTTCTCCGGGAATGTGTATGAAAAGAGAATTCTTATACCTTTCGGTGCTAATTCCCGGACCCAAACATCCAAGAAAAAGCTTAGATATTTACCTTCAGCCGCTGATTGAAGAGTTACAGAGTTTATGGAAAGATGGTGTGGAGGCATATGATATTTCAAGGAAAGAAAGATTCATAATGCGAGCAGTGTTGATGTGGACGATAAGCGATTTTCCAGCGTATGGGATGCTTTCAGGTTGGACGACACATGGTCGGTTATCGTgcccatattgtcaagatgacacaggtGTGTTCTGGTTGCGTAATGGACGGAAACATAGTTGGTTTGATTGCCACAGAAGGTTTTTAGATGAAGATCATCCTTACAGAAGAAACACTCAAGCATTTACACGGGGAAAAACAGTTGTGGATCCTCCTCCACCATGGTTGACCGGAGAAGAAATATTGCGTGAGAGGATAACTAATATAAAAGGTTTATCAAAGTCCGTTGAATGTGGAGGGAATGGACATGATAATCCATCCAAGACAATATCTGAATACGGAGTTACTCACAATTGGGTTAagaagagtattttctgggagtTACCGTATTGGGAAACTCATCTTCTTCGGCATAACCTTGATTTCATGCACATTGAGAAAAACTTCTTCGATAACCTCACGAACACATTGTTAAATGCTCCTGGAAAGACAAAAAACAACGTAAAAAGCATATTGGATCTTCCAGGTCTATGCAAAAGGCGTGATTTAGAGATGAAAGAGGATGGACCGATGCCCGTGCCAATATTCAGGCTGTCAAATGCGGCTAAGCGAGAATTCCTTCTGTGGctgaaaaatgatataaaattccCCGATGGATATTCCTCCAAATTTAGTCGATGTATTGACGAAAGCAATTTAAAGCTACATGGACTgaaaagtcatgattgtcatgtcatTATGCAACGACTCTATCCATTTGTATTCGCGGAACCTCTTCCAAAAAATGTTCATATGGCAATTAgag ATATTGCCCTCTTTTTCCAAGATATCTCTTCGAGGATTTTGAAAGAATCAGATATTGGTCTTTTAAAGGCAAATATCGGTGTGAAGCTTTGTAACTTGGAAAAGATTTTTCCTCCATCGTTCTTCGATGTTATGCAACATCTTCTTGTGCACCTTCCAGATAAGGTAGCCTTAGGTGGGCCCGTCCATTTTAGGTGGATGTATGTATTTGAAAGATACATGTACCATTTCAAGAAGATGGTCAGAAACAAAGCACGCATTGCGGGTTCGATAGTTGCACAATGGATAAACAAGGAGATTTCAAGAGCATCCTCAAATTATTTTGGTCATCCTGAGATCATGAGCATTCCAGAAGGTCCAAATGATATTCGTTTCTCATACAATTATCCGGATGTACCACCTTTGTTTTACCACGAAGGGAGAATCAGTGGTCAATGCTCAACTGGTTGGTTAAATGATAAAGATAACACCGTTCTTCAGACATTTATGATGCTCAACTGTGAAACATTTGCTCCATATGCAG AATATATGACACGGAGTATTCCTGATATTACTCTAGTTGCAATGCAAAAAGCGAAAGACACCAACTTTGCAGAGTGGTGCAAAGACTAT ATTAACGATGCGACTCAGTTTTACACATTTCCTATGTGGATGTTGGATTTTGTACAAG ACAACTATGGCCTCATACAAGAGATTATGATGGTGGAGTATCATGGTGATGTTGGCTTGAAGGTCATGATTTTTAAATGTTCGTGGTTTGACACCACGGAAAATCGCGGTATGAGAATACATCCATCTGGTCTTGTTGATGTCTCACCACGAAGACAATATGCAAAATATGATCCTTTTGTATTACCTG GTAATTGTGATCAAGCATGTTTTATTTCTTATCCACGGGTACGTCGACATTCTGCCGATGATTGGTGGGCATGCGCAAAAATTATTCCTCGAGGAATCCGAGAAACGTCCGAAATTGCTTTAACTGCGTGGCAGGATGATAGACGTGACCAAGTTGCAGAAAGTTCATTGTTACGGGTGGAAACACATGTTGTTGACGATGTTTCTGATTATGATCTTGCCCCGGTGAATCCTCCAAACGATGAATATGTATCAGATGTTGAGGTGCAATCAGACGGTGATTCAGAGTAG